From the Malus domestica chromosome 17, GDT2T_hap1 genome, one window contains:
- the LOC103432138 gene encoding glycolipid transfer protein 1-like isoform X5, producing MERIYQSNPSKFEYLYSLVNHDVKTNTLFKSTSVSLVWLTRYMDFLVELFRNLREHPLDWVTIRAVYNAYAKTLIKWHDEKIILTLIPLHLFGDLGLFLGSKYAPEKDLLLKVIGGNGDVMGDMEKFCTSLLLYLNRITSFCLVAKVPSTYPKQRKMGKTMFAPALEELESVKSESKEIMTKHFLESCNKILPIIEIAV from the exons ATGGAAAGAATATATCAATCCAATCCTTCCAAGTTCGAATACTTGTACAGTTTGGTGAACCATGATGTCAAAACAAATACTCTTTTCAAGAGTACCTCCGTTTCTCTTGTTTGGCTCACAAG ATACATGGATTTTTTGGTAGAGCTATTTCGGAACTTACGGGAGCATCCTCTAGATTGGGTTACGATTCGAGCTGTTTATAATGCCTATGCCAAGACCCTGATAAAATGGCATGATGAAAAAATTATACTGACTTTGATTCCCCTTCATTTATTTGGTGACCTAGGATTATTC CTTGGAAGCAAATATGCTCCCGAAAAAGACTTGTTGTTGAAGGTGATCGGAGGCAATGGTGATGTCATGGGAGACATGGAGAAATTTTGCACTTCTTTACTCCTCTACTTAAACAGAATCACGAGTTTTTG CCTTGTAGCAAAGGTACCAAGTACATAcccaaaacaaagaaagatgGGGAAGACTATGTTTGCTCCTGCTTTGGAAGAATTGGAGAGTGTCAAGTCTGAATCAAAAGAGATTATGACGAAGCATTTCTTGGAATCGTGCAATAAGATTTTGCCTATTATAG
- the LOC103432138 gene encoding glycolipid transfer protein 1-like isoform X2, whose amino-acid sequence MERIYQSNPSKFEYLYSLVNHDVKTNTLFKSTSVSLVWLTRYMDFLVELFRNLREHPLDWVTIRAVYNAYAKTLIKWHDEKIILTLIPLHLFGDLGLFLGSKYAPEKDLLLKVIGGNGDVMGDMEKFCTSLLLYLNRITSFCLVAKVPSTYPKQRKMGKTMFAPALEELESVKSESKEIMTKHFLESCNKILPIIAEFGNAVYPVTFDIRTCVVYRYSSEAMVMSQEF is encoded by the exons ATGGAAAGAATATATCAATCCAATCCTTCCAAGTTCGAATACTTGTACAGTTTGGTGAACCATGATGTCAAAACAAATACTCTTTTCAAGAGTACCTCCGTTTCTCTTGTTTGGCTCACAAG ATACATGGATTTTTTGGTAGAGCTATTTCGGAACTTACGGGAGCATCCTCTAGATTGGGTTACGATTCGAGCTGTTTATAATGCCTATGCCAAGACCCTGATAAAATGGCATGATGAAAAAATTATACTGACTTTGATTCCCCTTCATTTATTTGGTGACCTAGGATTATTC CTTGGAAGCAAATATGCTCCCGAAAAAGACTTGTTGTTGAAGGTGATCGGAGGCAATGGTGATGTCATGGGAGACATGGAGAAATTTTGCACTTCTTTACTCCTCTACTTAAACAGAATCACGAGTTTTTG CCTTGTAGCAAAGGTACCAAGTACATAcccaaaacaaagaaagatgGGGAAGACTATGTTTGCTCCTGCTTTGGAAGAATTGGAGAGTGTCAAGTCTGAATCAAAAGAGATTATGACGAAGCATTTCTTGGAATCGTGCAATAAGATTTTGCCTATTATAG CTGAATTTGGAAATGCTGTGTATCCTGTTACTT
- the LOC103432138 gene encoding glycolipid transfer protein 1-like isoform X4: MERIYQSNPSKFEYLYSLVNHDVKTNTLFKSTSVSLVWLTRYMDFLVELFRNLREHPLDWVTIRAVYNAYAKTLIKWHDEKIILTLIPLHLFGDLGLFLGSKYAPEKDLLLKVIGGNGDVMGDMEKFCTSLLLYLNRITSFCLVAKVPSTYPKQRKMGKTMFAPALEELESVKSESKEIMTKHFLESCNKILPIIAEFGNAVYPVTFDIRTCVVEF; this comes from the exons ATGGAAAGAATATATCAATCCAATCCTTCCAAGTTCGAATACTTGTACAGTTTGGTGAACCATGATGTCAAAACAAATACTCTTTTCAAGAGTACCTCCGTTTCTCTTGTTTGGCTCACAAG ATACATGGATTTTTTGGTAGAGCTATTTCGGAACTTACGGGAGCATCCTCTAGATTGGGTTACGATTCGAGCTGTTTATAATGCCTATGCCAAGACCCTGATAAAATGGCATGATGAAAAAATTATACTGACTTTGATTCCCCTTCATTTATTTGGTGACCTAGGATTATTC CTTGGAAGCAAATATGCTCCCGAAAAAGACTTGTTGTTGAAGGTGATCGGAGGCAATGGTGATGTCATGGGAGACATGGAGAAATTTTGCACTTCTTTACTCCTCTACTTAAACAGAATCACGAGTTTTTG CCTTGTAGCAAAGGTACCAAGTACATAcccaaaacaaagaaagatgGGGAAGACTATGTTTGCTCCTGCTTTGGAAGAATTGGAGAGTGTCAAGTCTGAATCAAAAGAGATTATGACGAAGCATTTCTTGGAATCGTGCAATAAGATTTTGCCTATTATAG CTGAATTTGGAAATGCTGTGTATCCTGTTACTT